One segment of Cutaneotrichosporon cavernicola HIS019 DNA, chromosome: 4 DNA contains the following:
- a CDS encoding uncharacterized protein (Belongs to the major facilitator superfamily. Sugar transporter (TC 2.A.1.1) family), translating into MKKVGHAPDPDAIPTLAQLGVELHPDTLHFVEDPRALADALGGNSVINVFRNPIVFLAALCACVGGLMFGFDQGILSIVLTMKQFLGVFPETDINVTSKAGLNKGVMTALLELGAFLGAFMSSFVADRYSRKMSIVFGSVWFVIGSILQAASYSFAQLVVGRFIGGIGVGVLSSTAPMYISEIAPPNIRGAFLVLEAWSIVFGVVVMFYITYGTRNMNNDWSFRLPFTIQMAPIVILAGLLFFLPYSPRWLVQVGRDEEALQSLVRLRRLPATSPIVQAEWITIRAEAIRNRDVLVKGHPKLVGDDIKSVLKMEAASWVDMFRPGVIKRTMIGVALMVFQQFTGINALIYYSPTLFQQLGLDYEMQITMSGVLNCTQLAAVTVAFLFLDKVGRRPPLIHGAWMMAASHFIVAAMIGVYGKDWAAHGTQAWVGVAFILLFVFSYGMGWAPIPWTLPAEVHSSSRRAKGVAITTCTNWFCNFIIGLITPPMVQGTGFGTFIFFGLWAVGAFVWAILVPPETKGKTLEQIDAAFHSHDAADEVAAKRAILSSIVGTDYSRNNSKDDREWVESA; encoded by the exons ATGAAGAAGGTCGGCCACGCCCCTGACCCCGACGCGATCCCGACGCTagcccagctcggcgtcgagctccacCCCGACACCCTCCACTTTGTCGAGGACCCCcgtgcgctcgccgacgctcTGGGCGGGAACAGCGTCATCAATGTGTTTCGCAACCCCatcgtcttcctcgctgCGCTTTGCGCTTGCGTGGGCGGTCTCATGTTCGGCTTTGACCAAGGTATCCTCTCCATCGTGCTCACGATGAAGCAGTTCCTTGGGGTGTTCCCCGAGACCGACATCAACGTCACTTCAAAGGCCGGACTCAACAAGGGTGTCATGACCGCGCTTCTCGAACTCGGCGCGTTCCTTGGCGCCTTCATGAGTTCTTTCGTGGCGGACAGATATTCGCGAAAGATGAGCATCGTGTTCGGCTCTGTGTGGTTTGTCATCGGTAGCATCCTCCAGGCCGCCAGTTACAGTTTCGCGCAGCTCGTTGTAGGCCGCTTCATCGG CGGTATCGGCGTCGGAGTCCTTTCTTCGACAGCGCCAATGTACATTTCGGAGATTGCGCCTCCCAACATTCGCGGCGCGTtcctcgtgctcgaggcATGGTCGATCGTCtttggcgtcgtcgtcatgTTCTATATCACGTACGGTACTCGGAACATGAACAACGACTGGTCGTTCCGTCTCCCTTTTACCATACAGATGGCACCTATCGTCATTCTCGCGGGGCTTCTCTTTTTCCTCCCCTACTCGCCCCGCTGGCTCGTCCAGGTGggacgcgacgaggaggcgcttCAGagcctcgtccgcctccgccgccttccTGCAACCTCTCCCATCGTCCAGGCGGAGTGGATCACGATCCGCGCAGAGGCCATTCGAAACCGCGACGTGCTCGTCAAGGGGCACCCCAAGCTTGTCGGTGACGACATCAAGAGCGTGCTCAAGATGGAGGCCGCGAGCTGGGTCGACATGTTCCGCCCGGGGGTTATCAAGCGTACTATGATCGGCGTGGCACTCATGGTTTTCCAGCAATTTACAGGAATCAATG CACTCATCTACTACTCGCCGACCCTCTTCCAgcagcttggcctcgatTACGAGATGCAGATCACAATGAGTGGCGTGCTGAACTGCACGCAACTCGCGGCGGTCACAGtcgccttcctcttcctcgacaaggtcggccgccgcccgccccTTATTCACGGGGCGTGGATGATGGCGGCTTCACATTTTATTGTGGCGGCCATGATTGGCGTATACGGCAAGGACTGGGCAGCGCACGGGACCCAGGCGTGGGTTGGCGTTGCTttcatcctcctcttcgtcttcTCGTACGGCATGGGCTGGGCACCGATACCCTGGACCCTGC CCGCCGAGGTGCACTCCTCGAGCCGCCGCGCTAAGGGTGTCGCGATCACCACTTGCACAAACTG GTTCTGTAACTTTATTATCG GCCTCATCACTCCGCCCATGGTCCAGGGCACAGGCTTTGGCACCTTCATTTTCTTCGGTTTATGGGCAGTTGGAGCCTTCGTGTGGGCAATCTTAGTCCCCCCCGAGACCAA GGGCAAGACGCTTGAGCAAATCGACGCTGCATTCCATTCGCACGATgcagccgacgaggtggccgccaagcgcgcgATCCTGAGCTCAATTGTTGGCACCGACTACAGTCGCAACAACTCTAAAGATGATCGGGAGTGGGTAGAGAGTGCTTAA
- a CDS encoding uncharacterized protein (Methyltransferase domain), which produces MDEQHAATNKANWDNRAVLHAKSDSGYKVRQYLDDKTRLSNVVAFDVPGLGDIAAQRAIHLQCHIGTDTLSLARLGAKVCGLDFSAASVAAARSLVAQTGDDVAFVEADVYAARDVVDGHFDLVYTGIGALCWLPDMTRWATVVASLLSPGGRLFLREGHPILFAVDERIPDGPTLRFPYFNTSSKPMEWDEVDTYVESEEKLSATKSFQWNHGLGEIITSLLLAGLVIEGLEEHDSVPWEAMPGMMEKRELDEWGLKEHGGCMPLSFTLIARKPAS; this is translated from the coding sequence ATGGACGAACAACACGCAGCGACAAACAAGGCCAACTGGGACAACCGAGCGGTACTGCACGCCAAGTCTGACTCTGGATATAAGGTGCGGCAGTACCTTGACGACAAGACGCGCCTGAGCAATGTCGTCGCTTTCGATGTCCCTGGGCTAGGCGACATTGCGGCCCAACGCGCCATCCACCTCCAATGTCACATCGGAACGGACACGCTCTCCCTCGCGCGCTTAGGCGCAAAAGTATGCGGGCTCGACTTTTCGGCGGCATCGGTCGCGGCTGCACGCTCTCTAGTGGCGCAGAccggcgacgacgtggcGTTCGTTGAGGCAGATGTTTACGCGGCTCGCGACGTGGTGGACGGACATTTTGACCTCGTGTACACTGGCATCGGGGCGCTATGCTGGCTCCCTGACATGACGCGCTGGGCGACCGTTGtcgcctccctcctctccccgGGTGGTCGACTATTTCTCCGCGAGGGCCATCCCATCCTGTTcgctgtcgacgagcgcatccCCGACGGTCCGACTCTGCGGTTCCCGTATTTCAACACGAGTTCGAAGCCGATGGAAtgggacgaggtcgacacgTATGTCGAGAGTGAGGAGAAGCTGAGCGCGACCAAAAGCTTCCAGTGGAACCACGGGCTGGGCGAGATCATCACGTCCCTTCTGCTCGCGGGGCTGGTGATTGAGGGGTTAGAGGAGCACGACTCTGTGCCGTGGGAAGCGATGCCGGGAAtgatggagaagagggagCTGGACGAGTGGGGATTGAAGGAACATGGGGGTTGCATGCCACTCTCGTTTACCTTGATTGCGCGTAAGCCGGCTAGTTAG
- a CDS encoding uncharacterized protein (Oxidoreductase family, NAD-binding Rossmann fold), which yields MAPYIASWGIIGAGWISSMFVEDLALPRSDVTDVLHSVAAVGARDKDRAAAFIDKYLPKGATAQQLGLRPPPVAVGGYADLYAREDVDIVYIGTLHPTHYDDVKAALLAGKHVLVEKPATLNAAEWDELVALATEKSLFLMEAFWTAFQPAVAALRTKLHKDKVIGDIHAVSANFSVPNYNVLPDDHRIIGLAAAGGPLLDIGAYCMVPARLALTDNPANKGAAPNVTCVMSKTRMGTDLDTTIVLDYANLEARAVCNMSFNARMPREHTATISGTEGEVVIHDILCRITKFSVTKYTPGETPQMPGKWGEPQTFEYAFPGTGLYFEADAVARDIRDGRTQNELVSHKYTAETLEIFDESRRQGGYILPEGMEKVGRVSA from the exons ATGGCACCCTACATCGCCTCCTGGGG AATCATCGGCGCTGGCTGGATCTCGTCCATGTTCGTGGAGGACCTTGCGCTCCCCCGTTCAGATGTCACGGACGTACTGCacagcgtcgccgccgttggcgcgcgcgacaaAGACCGCGCGGCAGCGTTCATTGACAAATACCTGCCCAAAGGCGCGACTGCACAGCAACTAGGTCTGCGGCCACCACCAGTGGCGGTGGGCGGTTATGCAGACCTGTACGCAAGGGAG GACGTTGACATTGTTTACATCGGAACGCTGCACCCGACTCATTACGATGATGTCAAGGCCGCACTGCTAGCCGGCAAGCACGTACTCGTCGAGAAGCCGGCGACACTCAACGCTGCCGAGTGGGATGAGCTTGTGGCGCTCGCGACCGAGAAGAGCCTCTTCTTGATGGAGGCTTTCTGGACAGCGTTCCAGCCAGCGGTTGCAGCCCTGCGTACCAAGCTTCacaaggacaaggtgaTTGGCGATATCCACGCCGTAAGCGCCAATTTCTCGGTGCCAAACTACAATGTGCTGCCCGATGACCACCGGAtcatcggcctcgcggCAGCCGGTGGcccgctcctcgacattgGGGCGTACTGCATGGTACCGGCCCGCCTCGCGTTGACGGATAACCCGGCGAATAAGGGCGCCGCGCCTAATGTAACCTGCGTAATGAGCAAGACACGCATGGgcaccgacctcgacacGACGATTGTCCTCGACTATGCCAACCTTGAAGCGCGCGCTGTGTGCAACATGAGCTTTAACGCACGCATGCCTCGCGAGCACACGGCCACGATCAGCGGAACTGAAGGTGAAGTCGTCATCCACGACATACTCTGCCGTATCACCAAGTTTAGCGTGACAAAGTACACGCCGGGTGAGACCCCACAGATGCCTGGAAAATGGGGTGAGCCACAAACCTTCGAGTACGCCTTCCCGGGTACTGGGCTCTACTTtgaggcggacgcggtgGCGCGCGACATTCGCGACGGTCGGACTCAGAACGAGCTTGTGTCGCACAAGTACAcggccgagacgctcgagatCTTCGACGAATCCCGCAGGCAAGGAGGTTACATCCTTCCCGAGGGTATGGAGAAGGTTGGGCGCGTGAGCGCGTAG
- a CDS encoding uncharacterized protein (Mpv17 / PMP22 family): MVAALISRFNAFYAHSYEVHPMRTLVLANGTLQSTGDLIAQGANAVISYKQHGRCEPWDAARTARFAAFGFAMGPFVGKWLIALDRVFPLPKVGSPVPAVAKRVLSDQLVFAPAGLATFLTFIGLLEGKSVPEIKTKFDDVYMMALKANWSVWPVFQAVNFSLVPLPYRLPAQQGAGILWTVFLSMVNARQDHKAEVEAMLHAKHEKPKV, translated from the exons ATGGTCGCAG CGCTAATCTCGCGCTTCAACGCGTTCTACGCCCATAGCTACGAAGTTCACCCGATGCGCACCCTTGTGCTGGCAAACGGGACGTTGCAATCAACGGGCGATCTCATT GCGCAAGGCGCGAATGCGGTGATCTCGTATAAGCAACATGGGCGATGTGAACCATGGGATgcggcgcgcacggcgCGCTTTGCGGCGTTTGGGTTTGCAATGGGACCGTTCGTAG GCAAGTGGCTGATAGCGCTCGACCGCGTGTTCCCTCTTCCCAAGGTCGGGAGTCCTGTGCCGGCGGTTGCGAAACGGGTCCTATCGGATCAGCTGGTGTT TGCCCCTGCTGGT CTCGCGACGTTCCTCACGTTCATCGGCCTGCTTGAGGGCAAGAGCGTACCCGAGATCAAGACCAAGTTTGACGACGTGTACATGATGGCTCTCAAGGCCAACTGGAGCGTGTGGCCCGTCTTTCAGGCCGTCAACTTTAGCCTTGTCCCGCTGCCATACCGTCTCCCTGCGCAACAGGGCGCCGGCATTCTTTGGACG GTGTTCCTCAGCATGGTGAACGCGCGACAGGACCACAAGGCAGAGGTCGAAGCCATGCTCCACGCCAAACACGAAAAGCCGAAGGTGTAA
- a CDS encoding uncharacterized protein (Amino acid permease) has product MVSSYHNRDGSISHDAAYAHATPSERTAVDSADDLLAKMGYKAELVRTRSTLQAAFMSFVLASIPYGLSTTLYYPLQGGGPAVVIWGWVLVSLIILCVAASLGEITSVYPTAGGVYYQTFMLAPHSIKRVAAYICGWAYVVGNITITLAVQFGTTLFYVACINVFEKEPGVGIWEAETYQIFLVFVAITILCNIISATCNRWLPYLDTFAIAWTFLALICICVTILTVAKNGRRSAKFAFGGFEPSSGWPAGWSYCVGLLHAAYATSSTGMLLSMCEEVQAPATQVPKAMVLTICLNTFGGLLFLVPLMFVLPNLADLVALESGQPTPSIIKSAVGSSTGAFLLLLPIMILGLLCGTACTTAASRCTWAFSRDGAIPGAKLWSKVNTKLDVPLNAMMLSMAVQIVLGVIYFGSPAAFNAFSGVGVMTLTASYATPIFVSMLQKRRQVEAAAKFPLGKFGWVLNTVAVAWSFLALPLFCMPALLPVTAATVNYAPVVFVAFVAIASIWYFAWGRKNYAGPPKDEVQDVQVAVRRASEAHFKGGAPSGLEKSV; this is encoded by the exons GCACAGCGGTCGACTCTGCCgatgacctcctcgccaagatgGGTTACAAGGCAGAGCTCGTACGCACTCGTTCGACTCTCCAAGCCGCCTTCATGTCTTTTGTCCTCGCTTCCATTCCATACGGTCTCTCCACGACGCTCTACTACCCTCTGCAGGGCGGTGGTCCGGCTGTCGTCATTTGGGGCTGGGTCCTCGTTTCTTTGATTATTCTCTGCGTCGCGGCGTCACTTGGCGAGATTACCTCGGTCTATCCCACCGCTGGCGGTGTCTACTACCAAACCTTTATGCTCGCGCCGCACAGCAtcaagcgcgtcgcggcTTACATTTGCGGCTGGGCGTATGTTGTCGGAAATATTACAATCACCCTTGCGGTCCAGTTCGGCACGACCCTCTTCTACGTCGCGTGCATCAACGTCTTTGAAAAGGAACCAGGAGTCGGCATTTGGGAGGCCGAAACCTACCAGatcttcctcgtcttcgtTGCCATCACGATTCTTTGCAACATTATTTCGGCTACGTGCAATCGCTGGCTGCCGTACCTTGAC ACATTTGCCATTGCTTGGACCTTCTTGGCCCTTATCTGCATCTGCGTCACAATCTTGACTGTTGCAAAGAACGGTCGCCGCTCCGCCAAATTCGCATTTGGTGGCTTTGAGCCCTCGTCCGGCTGGCCTGCAGGCTGGTCGTACTGCgttggcctcctccacgcTGCGTATGCGACTTCGTCGACTGGCATGCTTCTTAGCATGTGCGAAGAGGTTCAGGCCCCTGCTACCCAGGTCCCCAAGGCCATGGTCCTTACCATCTGCCTCAACACATTCGGTggcctcctcttcctcgttCCTCTCATGTTCGTTCTCCCTAACCTCGCCGATCTTGTTGCCCTCGAGTCTGGACAGCCGACCCCCAGCATCATCAAGTCTGCCGTCGGCTCATCCACTGgcgcgttcctcctccttcttcctaTCATGATCCTCGGTCTTCTCTGCGGCACTGCGTGCACCACTGCCGCGTCGCGTTGCACCTGGGCGTTCTCGCGTGACGGCGCCATTCCCGGCGCCAAGCTGTGGAGCAAGGTCAacaccaagctcgacgtTCCCCTCAATGCCATGATGCTGTCAATGGCTGTCCAGATTGTCCTTGGGGTCATCTACTTTGGCTCGCCCGCGGCGTTCAACGCCTTCTCGGGTGTCGGTGTCATGACTCTTACCGCCTCGTACGCCACTCCCATTTTCGTTTCGATGCTCCAGAAGCGCCGCCAGGTTGAGGCCGCGGCAAAGTTCCCGCTCGGCAAGTTTGGCTGGGTTTTGAACACTGTGGCAGTTG CTTGGTCTTTCCTTGCTCTCCCGCTGTTCTGCATGCCTGCACTCCTGCCGGTCACCGCAGCCACTGTCAACTATGCGCCTGTTGTCTTTGTCGCATTCGTAGCCATCGCCTCGATTTGGTACTTTGCCTGGGGCCGCAAAAACTACGCCGGACCTCCTaaggacgaggtgcaggATGTCCAAGTCGCCGTGCGGCGCGCATCCGAGGCGCACTTTAAGGGCGGGGCTCCGTCTGGGTTAGAAAAGAGCGTGTGA